A stretch of the Leisingera thetidis genome encodes the following:
- a CDS encoding RidA family protein encodes MKAHHNTSVAAEWEWEKDMPPAPGIRAGDTIYLSGQIALDSAGKVVGEGDLIAQTRQCFDNIKAILAREGATMRDIVKMTTYFSCPLSAEVTRDYWKVRAEYFGDYRPASTGVSISSLVFPSLLVEIDVIAVVKAVGGA; translated from the coding sequence ATGAAAGCGCATCACAACACATCCGTCGCAGCAGAGTGGGAATGGGAAAAGGACATGCCCCCAGCCCCCGGTATCAGAGCCGGAGACACCATCTATCTTTCTGGTCAGATCGCACTTGATTCTGCCGGCAAAGTGGTAGGCGAGGGCGATCTGATCGCCCAGACTAGGCAGTGCTTTGACAACATTAAGGCTATTCTCGCGCGCGAAGGCGCGACGATGCGCGATATCGTCAAGATGACGACCTATTTTTCTTGTCCGCTGTCAGCCGAAGTCACCCGCGACTACTGGAAGGTGCGGGCCGAGTATTTTGGAGATTACCGACCGGCTAGCACAGGCGTCTCAATCTCCTCGCTGGTGTTTCCTTCGCTTCTCGTCGAAATTGACGTGATCGCTGTTGTCAAAGCGGTCGGTGGCGCCTGA
- a CDS encoding alpha/beta hydrolase has protein sequence MASISQEGSTLEALEVDLFFSDLGQRSIEYNARASVPDFEACVAEYARLSTEAKSACSGLYNLKYGPTRAEALDLFLAPGSLQLSPVFVFIHGGYWRSQSKDDAALMAKVFTDAGIAVAVLEYTLLPLATLAEVVREMRGAISWLHQNAACYGIDPTRIFIGGSSAGAHLVGMLLADGWHEEFGVPVDTVKGAMAISGLYDIRPICDIEANDWLRLVPSQAERLSPLFKIPDKAPPLVLSVGGLETQGFRNQTRAYAEAWRAKGHQLMMIDAPDRNHFNLLSELAWPDRSLTCAVLNMIENSRR, from the coding sequence ATGGCTAGTATCTCACAAGAGGGGTCAACGCTGGAGGCTCTCGAAGTCGATCTATTCTTTTCGGATCTTGGACAACGCAGCATCGAATACAATGCCCGTGCTTCGGTGCCGGATTTTGAAGCCTGTGTCGCTGAATATGCTCGGCTGTCGACCGAGGCCAAATCTGCCTGCTCTGGGCTGTATAACCTGAAATATGGCCCAACCCGCGCTGAAGCACTCGACCTGTTTTTGGCTCCAGGCTCCCTGCAACTTAGCCCAGTCTTTGTCTTTATCCATGGCGGCTATTGGCGGTCGCAAAGTAAGGACGATGCCGCGCTGATGGCCAAGGTTTTCACCGATGCCGGAATCGCGGTCGCAGTGTTGGAGTATACACTTCTTCCGCTAGCGACTCTGGCAGAGGTGGTGCGTGAGATGCGCGGCGCCATTTCGTGGCTTCATCAAAACGCCGCATGTTATGGGATTGACCCGACGCGGATCTTCATCGGCGGCAGTTCGGCTGGGGCGCATTTGGTGGGAATGCTGTTGGCTGATGGCTGGCATGAAGAATTTGGTGTGCCAGTGGATACGGTGAAGGGAGCGATGGCAATTAGCGGCCTCTATGACATCCGCCCCATCTGCGACATTGAGGCTAATGACTGGTTGCGGTTGGTGCCCTCGCAGGCAGAACGGCTGAGTCCACTCTTCAAGATCCCAGATAAAGCGCCGCCGCTGGTGCTGTCGGTCGGCGGCTTGGAGACGCAAGGCTTTCGCAACCAGACACGTGCCTATGCTGAGGCCTGGCGTGCGAAGGGGCATCAACTAATGATGATTGATGCTCCGGATCGAAATCATTTCAACCTGCTTTCAGAACTCGCCTGGCCAGACCGTTCTCTGACGTGCGCGGTGCTGAACATGATTGAGAACAGCCGCCGCTGA
- a CDS encoding MFS transporter: MNRWTALTIISVSFLQCTLNWFGIVPAFGSLMTEMGLGYPELGLLVGIFVAGYGIAHIPAGLISEAFGMRFAMVAGIAVLTLGTVLAAVTSSYQILLVARFISGVGASIYVGAALGLTAAWFRGHELGTAYGIVSGVAFTLGALLGLYVWIDVVAALGWRGALLAAAGVAAATFLLLLIIFPVPTAGEDQQEVGASNLNTGSLKRTFGNHDLWLISASFIGGYGSYLTASQLLPQFASEHLQIEAHDASLLGAVLLVSGIVGGPLGGWLADRVFGMIPTFIAACIVQSAAQFLVPHLGFAGLVVASAVIGTSSIMAFSAWISTPGFCRDWLEISDIPTACGLMLTISAIGGFIVPILYGWMMANAGHQAAWFLLGGLPVATMLICVFAPLRSLKTRQVEATAEY, encoded by the coding sequence ATGAACAGATGGACCGCGCTTACAATAATTTCGGTTTCTTTTCTACAATGCACCCTGAACTGGTTTGGCATCGTGCCGGCCTTTGGCTCGCTGATGACAGAAATGGGGCTGGGTTATCCCGAGCTTGGGCTGCTCGTCGGTATTTTCGTAGCCGGCTATGGTATTGCTCATATCCCGGCCGGGCTGATCTCCGAAGCGTTCGGGATGCGTTTTGCTATGGTTGCAGGGATTGCGGTGCTGACACTGGGAACGGTGCTAGCCGCCGTTACGTCTAGCTATCAAATCCTGCTCGTCGCCCGCTTCATTAGCGGGGTCGGAGCTTCGATCTATGTTGGAGCGGCTCTTGGCCTTACCGCAGCCTGGTTCCGGGGGCATGAACTTGGCACTGCCTATGGCATTGTATCCGGAGTCGCTTTTACGCTTGGCGCTTTGCTTGGGCTCTATGTCTGGATCGACGTCGTCGCTGCGCTAGGCTGGCGCGGCGCGCTGCTGGCCGCCGCTGGTGTGGCGGCTGCGACCTTCCTGCTGCTGCTGATCATCTTCCCGGTTCCGACAGCCGGGGAAGATCAACAAGAGGTTGGGGCAAGTAACCTTAACACAGGCTCCTTGAAGCGGACCTTTGGAAATCATGATCTCTGGCTGATTAGTGCCAGCTTCATCGGTGGTTATGGAAGCTATCTGACAGCTTCGCAGCTTCTGCCACAATTTGCCTCCGAGCACTTGCAGATCGAGGCCCATGATGCGAGCTTGCTGGGTGCGGTTTTGCTTGTCAGCGGCATAGTAGGTGGGCCGCTCGGAGGCTGGTTGGCCGATCGTGTTTTTGGCATGATCCCGACCTTTATTGCCGCCTGTATCGTACAATCCGCTGCCCAATTTCTCGTTCCACATCTTGGCTTTGCCGGGTTGGTGGTCGCGTCGGCAGTGATTGGCACATCTTCCATCATGGCATTCTCAGCTTGGATCTCGACCCCCGGTTTCTGCCGTGACTGGCTAGAAATATCGGACATTCCCACAGCCTGCGGGCTGATGCTGACCATTTCAGCCATCGGCGGGTTCATCGTCCCGATCCTCTATGGCTGGATGATGGCAAATGCTGGCCATCAGGCTGCCTGGTTTTTACTTGGTGGATTGCCTGTTGCGACGATGCTGATCTGTGTCTTCGCACCGTTGCGGTCGCTGAAAACTCGCCAAGTCGAAGCGACAGCCGAATATTAA
- a CDS encoding aromatic ring-hydroxylating oxygenase subunit alpha translates to MFVPAKNQQQQESLPLNCSFERSDWEILASFWHPVANSDEVTDAPVRVHLLDMPVVLFRTPDGIKAAKDVCMHRGGQLSLGSVCNGILVCGFHGFEYNGEGTCVGIPALAKGSPIPKKLRLKNFQCRERYGLVWVCLADQARAEMPEWPQIEDGSGKVIPVPSYEIRASAGRRVENFNDIAHVPFLHRDSFGGPPTDIAPYEVVSGDNTLAFKVDILEQTRYSGEYGGKPAYHSSVYSYELTLPFASSAKISNPESGDVYRVYDIVSPVSSDRSRVFQIVVDESFKMTPEAVRAFNDVVNKEDSPQVEAQSPFDLPLDLRDEIHIPADRMSVEYRRKLAALGLGAEAYR, encoded by the coding sequence ATGTTTGTACCAGCGAAAAACCAGCAGCAGCAGGAGAGTCTGCCCCTTAACTGCAGCTTTGAACGTTCGGACTGGGAGATTTTAGCTAGCTTTTGGCATCCTGTCGCTAATAGCGATGAAGTGACCGATGCGCCTGTTCGCGTGCACTTACTCGACATGCCCGTAGTTCTTTTCCGTACACCTGACGGAATTAAAGCGGCTAAGGACGTCTGTATGCATCGCGGCGGGCAGTTGAGCCTCGGTTCAGTCTGCAACGGCATCCTTGTCTGTGGCTTCCATGGCTTCGAATATAATGGCGAGGGCACCTGCGTCGGTATTCCAGCGCTTGCAAAGGGGTCGCCTATCCCGAAGAAGTTGCGACTGAAGAATTTTCAGTGCCGGGAGCGCTACGGACTGGTTTGGGTTTGCCTCGCTGATCAGGCTCGTGCCGAGATGCCAGAATGGCCGCAGATAGAGGATGGATCGGGTAAGGTTATTCCTGTTCCCTCCTACGAAATACGGGCTTCAGCCGGACGCCGGGTCGAGAATTTCAACGATATTGCCCACGTGCCTTTCTTGCACCGCGACTCATTCGGTGGTCCGCCTACAGATATTGCTCCTTATGAAGTCGTCTCGGGCGACAACACCTTGGCCTTCAAAGTCGACATCCTCGAACAGACCCGTTACTCTGGCGAGTATGGCGGTAAGCCTGCTTATCATTCTTCAGTCTATTCCTATGAACTGACCTTGCCGTTTGCATCTTCAGCCAAAATTTCAAATCCCGAAAGTGGTGATGTATATCGGGTTTACGACATTGTTAGCCCTGTCTCCTCTGACCGCTCTCGGGTGTTCCAGATCGTTGTCGATGAAAGCTTCAAGATGACACCCGAAGCGGTTCGGGCTTTCAATGATGTGGTGAACAAGGAAGATTCGCCACAGGTCGAGGCTCAATCGCCCTTTGACCTACCCTTGGACCTCCGCGACGAGATCCATATTCCTGCCGACCGTATGTCGGTGGAATATCGTCGGAAGCTAGCGGCTTTGGGGCTGGGAGCCGAGGCATATCGATAG
- a CDS encoding PDR/VanB family oxidoreductase: protein MTESIEVVVRSVTDEAECIRSFELVRPEGGPLPGFSAGAHIDVHTPNGKLRQYSLVNDERETYRYIIAVQNEETGRGGSRSMHVDVGAGTLLRIGMPRNAFPLGNHIPPTVLLAGGIGVTPLLAMARSLQARGKPFEFHFATRSRASTPFLDQLLHGPFKKNTRVYHDDQPGMKLEIDCFVDQLLPQSHLYLCGPSGFMSAVSDAAEARGDIVLHREYFGAPVTEIGLSEAFSLELARSGIKTTVAADQNILEVLQSLDIDCATSCEEGICGTCLTKVLAGEIDHRDHFLSASEKALGDRMLVCVSRCKVGSKLILDL from the coding sequence ATGACTGAGTCCATCGAAGTTGTAGTTCGGAGCGTGACCGACGAGGCAGAGTGCATCCGGTCTTTCGAATTGGTTCGACCTGAGGGCGGCCCGTTGCCGGGTTTTTCCGCGGGTGCTCATATCGACGTGCACACACCGAACGGAAAGCTTAGGCAATATTCCCTGGTGAACGACGAGCGTGAGACTTACCGCTACATCATCGCTGTGCAGAATGAAGAAACTGGGCGCGGCGGTTCGCGCTCTATGCATGTTGATGTCGGGGCAGGCACGCTGCTCCGTATCGGCATGCCACGCAACGCCTTTCCACTGGGGAACCACATCCCACCTACGGTTCTATTGGCAGGCGGTATTGGTGTAACCCCGCTGCTAGCGATGGCGCGCAGCCTCCAGGCGCGTGGGAAGCCGTTCGAGTTCCATTTCGCCACCCGATCGCGAGCGAGCACCCCCTTTCTCGACCAGCTTCTGCACGGCCCCTTCAAAAAAAATACCCGTGTATATCATGATGACCAACCCGGCATGAAATTGGAGATCGACTGCTTTGTCGACCAGTTGCTCCCACAATCGCATCTTTATCTCTGCGGTCCGAGCGGGTTCATGTCCGCAGTGTCGGATGCTGCCGAAGCTCGGGGAGACATCGTCCTTCACCGGGAATATTTCGGAGCTCCGGTCACGGAAATAGGATTGAGCGAAGCGTTCAGTCTTGAATTGGCCCGTTCTGGAATAAAAACCACTGTGGCGGCGGATCAGAACATACTCGAAGTGCTGCAATCGCTGGATATTGACTGCGCGACTAGTTGCGAGGAAGGTATCTGCGGAACTTGCTTGACAAAAGTCCTAGCCGGTGAAATCGATCACAGGGATCATTTCCTTTCGGCGTCGGAAAAGGCGCTTGGGGATCGCATGCTTGTCTGTGTGTCTCGGTGCAAGGTTGGCTCGAAGTTGATTCTTGATCTGTAG
- a CDS encoding AraC family transcriptional regulator: MSISLLRAQRFAQVSERQASSVHEFMESISGPHQLEIYHQKELAFSYAGNAVPSANISFGYLEYGTQVSVEMGAGIEHYTVNLPLTGHQTVSHGQRKIASNPQHGILLSPKMQLQIDIDHEYRSIFVVINRGMIELALSRLIGRRTQQPLVFDIDMPMQVAATASWWRMTEHYLNEMSIEGSILSFKNAAKELELSMVRALLVHQKNNYSDEISCNLFEFMPPYMQRAVRHIEDFYQDEIPLDRLRNVAGVSADKLCAGFREYSGTTPIGYIKKTRLMKAREQLMTDTAGKGVSTIAFDVGFNHLGRFSVDYRAMFGESPSETAARTRQVRL; encoded by the coding sequence ATGAGCATCAGCCTGCTTCGAGCACAGAGGTTTGCACAGGTCAGCGAAAGACAGGCGTCATCGGTGCATGAGTTCATGGAGAGTATCTCCGGCCCGCACCAACTGGAAATTTATCACCAGAAGGAACTGGCATTTAGCTATGCGGGCAACGCCGTCCCATCGGCCAATATCTCGTTCGGCTATCTTGAATATGGTACCCAAGTCAGTGTCGAGATGGGCGCGGGCATCGAACACTACACGGTGAACTTGCCGCTTACCGGGCATCAGACGGTGTCCCACGGACAAAGGAAGATAGCTTCGAACCCGCAGCACGGCATTCTGCTCTCGCCCAAAATGCAGTTGCAGATCGATATCGACCACGAATACCGCTCTATCTTCGTGGTCATCAACAGGGGGATGATAGAACTTGCGCTTAGTCGGTTGATCGGACGGCGGACCCAGCAGCCACTGGTCTTTGATATCGACATGCCGATGCAGGTGGCTGCAACGGCTTCCTGGTGGCGCATGACCGAACACTACCTGAACGAGATGTCGATCGAGGGCAGTATCCTGTCCTTTAAGAATGCCGCCAAGGAACTGGAACTGTCGATGGTGCGCGCCCTTCTTGTGCACCAGAAGAACAATTATTCCGATGAAATCTCGTGCAACCTGTTCGAGTTCATGCCCCCCTACATGCAGCGGGCCGTGCGTCATATTGAGGACTTCTATCAGGACGAGATTCCGCTGGACCGTTTACGCAACGTGGCCGGGGTCTCGGCCGACAAGCTATGTGCCGGGTTCAGGGAGTATTCCGGCACCACGCCGATCGGCTATATCAAGAAGACACGGCTGATGAAGGCGCGCGAGCAGTTGATGACCGACACGGCGGGAAAAGGCGTCTCGACCATCGCGTTCGACGTAGGCTTCAACCATCTCGGGCGGTTCTCGGTCGATTATCGCGCCATGTTCGGGGAAAGCCCTTCGGAAACGGCGGCCCGCACTCGGCAGGTTCGTTTGTAG